A genomic window from Quercus lobata isolate SW786 chromosome 10, ValleyOak3.0 Primary Assembly, whole genome shotgun sequence includes:
- the LOC115962709 gene encoding uncharacterized protein LOC115962709, with product MNHFVIRKFLLDDSDEDEIIEELVMEASQPKRRRRSIQRNHLVGHERLFLDYFAPTPVYPPTLFRRRFRMKRSLFLRIQSQVEAHDSYFVQKRNSANKLGLSSLQKITAALRMLAYGVSGDLIDEYVRIGETTALESLKKFVTAVIDVFSEEYLRKPNNEDIARLLAHGERRGFPGMLGSIDCMHWKWKNCPSAWKGQYCGHIREPTIILEAVASYDLWIWHAFFGLPGSNNDINVLERSHVFNELAEGRAPTIQYSINGHDYTMGYYLADGIYPKWATFVKTIPAPQGHKYKLFAAAQEAYRKDVERAFGVLQARFAIVRGPARFFHLETLKKIMKACIILHNMIVEDEREDERDDNEVVDLDYDQNDGVDNPPPQMLREQSDEFLSYIERHGRIRDREIHFQLQSDLIEHLWQLQGES from the coding sequence ATGAATCACTTTGTGATTCGCAAGTTCCTTCTTGATGACTCAGATGAAGATGAGATAATCGAAGAACTTGTTATGGAAGCATCACAACCTAAGCGTCGTCGTCGTTCTATCCAACGTAATCATTTGGTAGGCCATGAGAGgctttttcttgattattttgcTCCCACACCAGTATATCCACCTACTTTATTTCGTAGGAGATTTCGAATGAAgcgttctctttttcttcgtaTTCAATCTCAAGTTGAAGCTCATGACTCTTATTttgtccaaaaaagaaatagtgctAACAAACTTGGTTTATCTTCATTGCAAAAGATAACTGCTGCACTTAGAATGCTTGCGTATGGAGTATCGGGTGATTTGATAGATGAATATGTGCGGATTGGAGAAACTACTGCAttagaaagtttgaaaaaatttgttactGCGGTAATTGATGTTTTCTCTGAAGAATACTTGAGAAAGCCAAACAATGAAGACATTGCTAGACTGTTAGCTCACGGCGAACGTCGAGGTTTTCCAGGTATGTTAGGTTCAATTGATTGCATGCATTGGAAGTGGAAAAATTGTCCATCTGCATGGAAAGGTCAATATTGTGGTCATATTCGTGAGCCTACTATTATTTTAGAGGCAGTAGCATCATATGATCTTTGGATATGGCATGCATTTTTTGGATTACCTGGGtcaaataatgatattaatgtgTTAGAGCGATCTCATGTATTTAATGAATTGGCTGAAGGACGTGCTCCTACAATACAGTACTCAATTAATGGTCATGATTACACTATGGGATATTACCTTGCTGATGGTATATATCCAAAGTGGGCAACATTTGTGAAAACAATCCCAGCTCCACAAGGACATAAGTATAAATTATTTGCAGCAGCCCAAGAGGCGTATAGGAAGGATGTTGAGCGTGCATTTGGAGTGCTTCAGGCACGTTTCGCAATTGTCCGTGGACCTGCACGATTTTTTCATCTTGAAACACTCAAAAAGATCATGAAAGCGTGCATAATTCTCCATAATATGATTGTTGAAGATGAGCGAGAAGATGAGCGGGATGATAATGAAGTGGTAGATTTGGATTATGACCAAAATGATGGAGTGGATAATCCTCCTCCGCAAATGTTACGTGAACAAAGTGATGAATTTTTGTCATACATTGAGAGGCATGGACGCATTAGAGACCGAGAAATCCATTTTCAACTCCAGTCGGACCTTATTGAACATTTATGGCAATTGCAAGGCGAGTCGTAg
- the LOC115962918 gene encoding transcription factor MYB86-like — protein sequence MGRHSCCLKQKLRKGLWSPEEDEKLFNHITRFGIGCWSSVPKQAGLQRCGKSCRLRWINYLRPDLKRGMFSQQEEDLIMSLHEVLGNRWAQIAAQLPGRTDNEIKNFWNSCLKKKLMKQGIDPSTHKPLSKVEPKDEKKCTETTCFQSRGLPSTTVSTMASQGGPAFLVDDSNYYDHNGLTEASRELFMYKPSFDPMSYFEFQAGVDSNGYTSTFVPDQNHHTNIKPDIDQSQFDTNSNYGFTSMPSLTNSDHGNLSGAEFSDNSGSKMSSFFMNNEVKESSSNSSNMSSYAGFPVNDIMLENAAYSWDSDTKLESLFQFPANEIKTEELKAGSWQEGQLQAHNSVDFGSYPLTSLSEDLTGAHFDVFQQI from the exons ATGGGGCGCCATTCTTGCTGCTTGAAACAAAAGTTAAGGAAAGGTTTATGGTCTCCTGAAGAAGATGAGAAACTGTTCAATCACATAACAAGATTTGGTATTGGTTGCTGGAGTTCAGTCCCTAAACAAGCTG GATTGCAAAGGTGTGGAAAGAGTTGCAGGTTGCGATGGATAAACTACTTGAGACCCGATTTGAAGAGAGGAATGTTTTCACAGCAAGAGGAGGATCTCATTATGAGTCTACATGAAGTTCTTGGCAAcag GTGGGCTCAAATTGCAGCACAGCTACCTGGGCGAACAGACAATGAGATAAAAAACTTCTGGAATTCATGTTTGAAGAAGAAGCTAATGAAGCAAGGGATTGATCCATCCACTCACAAGCCACTAAGCAAAGTTGAACCAAAGGATGAGAAAAAATGTACAGAAACAACATGCTTTCAGTCTCGAGGACTTCCAAGTACTACTGTATCAACTATGGCTTCACAGGGTGGTCCAGCATTTCTAGTTGATGACTCAAATTACTATGATCATAATGGACTAACAGAAGCTTCAAGAGAGCTTTTCATGTACAAGCCAAGCTTTGATCCAATGTCTTACTTTGAGTTCCAAGCGGGTGTCGATTCAAATGGATATACTTCAACTTTTGTACCTGATCAGAATCATCACACAAATATCAAACCCGACATTGACCAAAGCCAATTTGATACAAATTCCAACTATGGTTTCACTTCAATGCCAAGTCTGACCAATTCTGATCATGGAAACTTATCCGGCGCAGAGTTTTCTGATAATTCAGGTTCAAAAATGAGCTCCTTTTTCATGAACAATGAGGTGAAAGAAAGCTCTAGCAACAGCTCAAACATGAGCAGCTACGCAGGGTTCCCAGTGAATGATATTATGTTAGAAAATGCAGCCTATTCATGGGATTCAGATACCAAGTTGGAGTCTTTGTTTCAGTTTCCGGCCAATGAGATAAAAACTGAGGAATTGAAGGCAGGTTCTTGGCAAGAAGGTCAGCTTCAAGCTCACAATTCCGTAGATTTCGGTAGCTATCCATTAACGTCACTTTCAGAAGATCTAACAGGAGCACATTTTGATGTTTTCCAGCAGATATGA
- the LOC115965348 gene encoding uncharacterized protein LOC115965348: MAEEKSLEEVLSLPILLADRVSKSAREAEASKLECLDLAKQVDRLSQMLRAAVRLPWTASQSHQTLYEQPIRRIVADVAKNLDRALTLVRKCKHSGVLRQVFSITTTADFRKVSNLLESSIGDMKWLLSIYDFDNGTNLSLPPIASNDPILSWVWAHTAMLHMGQPKDRTDAALELASLAKDNDRNKKIIVDEGGVPPLLKLLNNANSNEPNSAISVEAQIAAATALFNIVTNRDRVRYVVDTHGVPIIVHVLTESTIKVQIPVANLVARMAELDPLAQEEFARENVTRPLVSSLAMDTILDDPNFLQSGKTTIHSLVQLAGQTTQPLKSNHTGSFSYNSDGSGRSGSGSGGGSSTTNSHYHYNSSNIRKERDNETPEVKQKVKVSCAQALWKLSKGSLVNSRKITETKGLLCLAKMIEFEKDELQLNCLMTVMEIAAVAENNTDLRRAAFKPSSPPAKAVLDQLLRVIQDGDSWTLQIPAIKAIGCLARTFPARETRIIGPLVLQLGNKNVDVATEAAIALKKFVCPENFNCLEHSKAILEFDGVPPLMKLLRANDWAQMHSVVLLCYLALNVGNSKALEQARALNALEGAARSVVAQNPGLRDLIVKAMDHLTLYQPGVPHPHMQPHLL; this comes from the coding sequence ATGGCTGAGGAAAAGAGTCTCGAAGAGGTACTCTCACTGCCAATCCTACTAGCCGATCGAGTGAGCAAGTCTGCTCGAGAAGCCGAGGCATCAAAACTCGAGTGTCTCGACTTGGCAAAGCAAGTCGACCGGCTCTCCCAGATGCTTCGAGCGGCAGTTCGACTCCCGTGGACAGCTTCGCAGTCTCATCAAACTCTGTACGAGCAGCCCATCCGTCGAATCGTCGCCGACGTGGCGAAGAATCTCGACCGAGCCCTAACCTTGGTTCGAAAATGCAAGCACAGCGGCGTGCTTCGACAGGTGTTCTCGATCACCACCACGGCCGACTTCCGCAAGGTCTCGAACCTTCTCGAGTCTTCCATTGGCGACATGAAGTGGCTGCTCTCGATCTACGATTTCGATAACGGGACCAACCTTTCTCTGCCTCCGATAGCGAGCAACGACCCGATTCTGTCGTGGGTTTGGGCCCACACCGCTATGCTTCACATGGGTCAGCCGAAGGATCGAACCGACGCGGCTCTCGAGCTCGCTTCTCTGGCCAAAGACAACGATCGGAACAAGAAGATCATCGTCGACGAAGGTGGGGTCCCGCCGCTTCTCAAGCTGCTCAACAACGCCAACAGCAACGAACCCAATTCGGCGATTTCAGTTGAAGCTCAAATCGCGGCCGCCACTGCGCTTTTCAATATCGTCACGAACCGGGACCGTGTCCGATACGTGGTGGACACGCATGGGGTTCCGATAATTGTTCACGTTTTGACCGAGTCTACGATCAAAGTTCAAATCCCGGTTGCGAATTTAGTAGCTCGAATGGCTGAGCTCGACCCTTTGGCTCAAGAGGAGTTCGCTAGAGAAAACGTTACCAGACCTCTCGTGTCCTCGCTGGCAATGGATACGATTCTCGACGACCCGAATTTTCTCCAGTCGGGTAAGACTACAATTCACTCTTTAGTTCAATTAGCTGGGCAAACAACACAACCATTGAAAAGCAATCACACGGGGTCGTTTTCGTATAATTCAGATGGAAGTGGTAGAAGTGgtagtggtagtggtggtggtagtTCTACTACTAATTCACATTATCATTATAATAGTAGTAATATTAGAAAAGAGAGGGATAATGAGACACCTGAAGTcaaacaaaaagtcaaagttAGTTGTGCCCAGGCTTTATGGAAGTTATCCAAAGGTAGTTTAGTGAATAGTCGAAAGATCACGGAGACAAAAGGGTTGTTGTGTTTGGCGAAAATGATTGAGTTCGAGAAGGATGAGTTGCAGTTGAATTGTTTGATGACAGTTATGGAAATAGCTGCTGTGGCAGAAAATAATACTGATCTTAGGCGTGCCGCGTTTAAGCCTAGTTCTCCGCCTGCTAAGGCAGTGTTGGATCAACTGTTGAGAGTGATTCAAGATGGCGATAGTTGGACATTGCAAATTCCGGCGATCAAAGCTATTGGGTGTTTGGCGAGGACTTTTCCGGCTAGGGAGACGAGGATTATTGGTCCTTTGGTTTTGCAGCTTGGGAATAAGAATGTGGATGTGGCGACGGAGGCTGCTATTGCATTGAAGAAGTTTGTGTGTCCCGAGAATTTTAATTGCTTGGAGCATTCCAAGGCGATTTTGGAGTTCGATGGGGTTCCACCGCTGATGAAGCTTTTGAGGGCCAATGATTGGGCTCAAATGCACTCAGTTGTGTTGTTGTGTTATCTTGCATTGAATGTTGGTAATAGTAAGGCTCTTGAACAAGCACGGGCATTGAATGCACTTGAAGGGGCTGCTCGTTCTGTCGTGGCTCAAAATCCTGGTTTGAGGGACTTGATTGTTAAAGCCATGGATCATCTCACTCTTTATCAGCCTGGAGTTCCTCATCCCCATATGCAGCCCCATCTACTGTAA